Proteins from a single region of Clostridiales bacterium:
- a CDS encoding ankyrin repeat domain-containing protein has translation MKFERVLYSSIGLVRFVIGGLKNYAKLITYTATMIYSSALILKLASIVVPMAVIQASVIGSTGIIIAGIAVGYYVSEKVLWNRVVRRGFEGIDRGIAQLRDRLCKNLIFCELMEDYGTDINDIMKVLNYGPNVNMKMGESTPLIIAIKREMIPVIEKLIELGADINASDIEGNRPLTIAVEKKGMISVIEKLIELGANINILDRSRRERLIELGVDINALDHSGREREIINTPQNNRIQCVDTKNRHKVINVAKVK, from the coding sequence ATGAAATTTGAAAGAGTTTTATATTCGAGTATAGGATTAGTGCGTTTTGTAATAGGAGGTTTGAAAAATTATGCCAAACTGATTACATATACTGCAACAATGATATATTCTTCTGCATTAATTCTTAAATTAGCTTCTATAGTAGTGCCTATGGCAGTTATACAAGCATCTGTTATTGGTAGTACAGGAATTATTATTGCGGGGATAGCAGTTGGCTATTATGTGTCCGAGAAAGTACTATGGAATCGCGTAGTAAGAAGGGGTTTTGAAGGAATAGATAGAGGAATTGCCCAATTACGTGATAGATTATGCAAAAATTTAATTTTTTGTGAATTAATGGAGGATTATGGAACAGATATTAATGACATAATGAAAGTTTTAAATTATGGCCCTAATGTTAATATGAAGATGGGTGAAAGTACGCCTTTGATTATTGCAATTAAAAGAGAAATGATTCCTGTTATAGAAAAATTGATAGAATTAGGAGCGGATATTAACGCATCAGATATTGAAGGGAATAGACCTTTGACGATAGCAGTTGAAAAGAAGGGAATGATTTCTGTTATAGAAAAATTGATAGAATTAGGAGCGAATATTAATATATTAGATCGTAGTAGAAGAGAAAGATTGATAGAATTAGGAGTGGATATTAATGCATTAGATCATAGTGGAAGAGAAAGGGAAATTATCAATACACCACAAAATAATAGAATTCAATGTGTAGATACTAAAAATAGGCATAAGGTAATAAATGTCGCCAAAGTAAAGTAA